A window of Phragmites australis chromosome 2, lpPhrAust1.1, whole genome shotgun sequence genomic DNA:
GGAGCTAAAGATAAAGATTAAATTAATGAATATCGTGATTTTTATTTGAGTTATCATCTACAAAATCTATACTATCTAATTATTCTTATATATCTCAAAACATTATATAGATAGGAGAAAGAGACAGcctaaaatatatatagataatcagaatacaaaaaataataaataacaaCTACGATAAGACTTACTCGAGATTTCTTCGGTTGTCAAACTTAGATAAGTTAAACAAGAACCGACCTCAAACCTATCCTAAACTCAGCCACCATCGTCTTAAACCCGTCCGAGCTCGACTCCATTTTTTTATCTAGACTAGATCGAGCCTCACAAGCCGTCGACAGCCGTACTCCCCAGTCGATCGGACTGTTTTTCCTCCCGCCAAACAAGCGGAAAAAGGAGGACGATTTCGCtcccaaaaaaagagaaaaaggaggaCGAAACGCCAAGAAAAGGAGAATAAAAAAGGCGTGGGCTGATGGCCGCCCCATGGTGCTCCGCTTTTCGCAAGATTCGCACCCGGCCCCGCGCTGACGTCACCCGCGCGCCCTCCCAGCCACGGAAACTCGTGGCTGACGGGCGCCCCCCGGCCGCTGACCTGGACGCCAGCTGTCCCTCACCGGCGCCTCCCGGTCACGAACCGGATTGCGCGCTGCGTGCCTCGGAGAAATTGCCATATACACCCCCGGAGATTTGCACGGTATGCCCGCCGTATGCTCGGTTAAAATTGTAAAAGAAACATTGGTGCCATGCGGGAAAGCAGTAAGTGAATGATAAACACATTAGGCGTGCACATGTGTCAAGTTCTATTTCTTTTGGAATGGAACACGCGTTAGGCTTCAATAGAGCAAGAGACAGCGGTTCAAGCTAGATGTCTTATCATAAAAGGATGTCTTATGATTAGAGTGATTCGTCGCTACCATGACTCATATTGTATCCATCTTCTCATTTAAGGGGTCGTTTGGACAAAGGGATTCGGATTGAAATCACTGCTAATTGGTATGAGTTGGGACTAAAACTTACAAAGAAAATTCGAAACACAATCTTTCCAATCCAACAGCCTTGACCTAGTTTTACGATGAAGTGTAACCTACACCCTCAAGATTTGGTTCAAATTTATACCTAGGACCAAGTGAGTCTATGAATAAGAATATGTCTCTGGAAACTTTTCAAGGTCAATTCAAATTCGAACCAAATCTACTTTTAATTAGATCCCAAAAATTAGAACGCAAACATATCAAGAAGTTGCGCTAAGCCCCCTTAACCAAACAGGCCCTCTGAACAAACCCATATGTCTCTGACACCGATTCTGCTTTTTCATAGGGATTCTGACAACCTTTTGGTTCTGGATGGCACGCTTTTAATACCAAGGTCCCTCTCTCAAATTCCTCTGTTTTTTCCCCAATTCCGCAGCATCCCATTCCCATGTAGAGTAGGAAACTACAGGCCATTagcgcctctctctctctctctctcttccgcttcgagaggcggcggcagcagcttGTGTTCCTGTCGGCTTTGCGGACCGGAGGATGTCGGATCAGAAGGATCCGGGAATAAAGCTCTTCGGCCGGGTGATCCCGCTGGCCCCTGAGCCCGCGCCCGGGATCATGGAAGCGGAGGAGCCGCCCTGCCTCGACCAGTCGCCGGATGAGCTGCAGCCACCGGcgccggaggaggcggcggcggatgaGGTTAGCCACTTGCGTTCACTCTTGTTCGTTATTTGCTTCGTGAGAGGTTTATCGcttgggagggggggggggttgcaacGAAAGGGACAGGCATTCGCTTGATCAGCGGTTCAATCTGTATTTACTCAACTTTGGTGCGCGTTGTTctcaaatttttttggtttgtgATTAAATAAGTTTCATCGGCCTCATCGAGTTtagaatatatattttttttagttttcatcGAGTTTCAAATTTAGTAGCCAACGCTAAGAAGATGTTTGAATTCATGGTTTGTATAAACGCTACGATTTGCATGCCGATCAAGATGGCCGGGAAACCCGATTTGGGTTCATGAGTGGATTGATAGCAAGAATAAGGATAGAATTACACTGCCATCCGTACACCATTTGGGGCCTGGgtcacatgatttttttggACGTGAATGGGTCACGGGAATTTAGGGCGTGTTCGGTTGGCTTGGCCGCTTGCCTCGCTCGGCAAGGCTAGTCGGAGAGCAAATTTGGCTCTCTCATGCTGGCGAGTGAGCGCGGGCACCGAGGCAGCCGGCAAAGAATCCGAATGGATTTTTTGCTGCGCTTTGCAAAGCAAGGGCGGCAACTGGTAAGGCTACTAACCGCGCCCTTAGTAGGTAGCAAGTTCAGTACCTGTAGAAACCGGCAAAATTTCCTTGTTCCCAACGGGACCTTGCTTTCAATCTCGGTTCGAGCTGTTAACTCTGGCATTCCCAAGGCATCGCATATCCGGAAGGGAGCAAATACGATCAGCTGTTACAAATTGAGCAGAACAGACTCTTCTTTGTTTCAGCTGCGCCCACGGCCCACGCACGCAGGCCTGAAGATCTCAGTTGTCCTGGACTAGACAAGTCCGTAGAGATCTTTGTGGAACCGGGGAGGGAGTCTCAATCGATCTTTTCTAGGATTCCGTCATGCAGCATACCACACCTGCATATGATGCGTGAGTGTGAAAACACAGGCCATGAACCGTCAAATCCTAGAAGTAGCATTTTTGGgtccaaaattcaaataaacCGCAACAAAAGATTGCGTTGCTCTTGTTGGGTCCAGATAAGGTTGCATATGCGAAGGCAGTAGGCATAGTTGGTAGGGTGTTGTCATCCTTGCTTCCTCAAAAGTAGATATTGCTGAGGAAGTGCAAAGTAAGAAATCAGTGGAAGATGTAGCTTCTTTTAGCTTGTGGTGGTCCTTCCATGGACCATGTCCTTTTCACTTTCTTATGCCCAGGAGTGGTCACTTAGGTGCTTCTCTTGGTGTTTTAATTTCATTAACTGGGGATGGGTACAATCTGTATAAACAGATCATAGGAAAGTGAAACAAGGAGAGTCCGTGTAAGCAGTATGCGAGCAAAGGAGTAAGAGAGAAAAAGTTTACTAATCTGTTATTTCATCGAAAATTGGGCTGAGTCATGTGAGCTTCTTTCTCTGCTTCATGTACCATTGTTCTGTGTACGGAGGAGAATAAAGCTGATCAAATTTGGAAGAAGCAGGCGAACTTGAAGCACATGGTGGATTTATGCATATTTCTCTACCCCATctaaccaaatttgaatttacGTGACATGTCCATTGCAGATAAGTTGACTTAATGCTTCCATGCTTTATATTCTTGAAGTAACAAAGTTCAATACTTTATGGGAAAATcttaaaattatttgctaatatTTCTCTTCTTTGAAAGATCAAATAAAGCCGATAAGGTGACTATAACTGATCCAATCGACCCAAAAAGGAAAGGAGGTtcatggctaagggccaagaTGTTCGAAAGAGTACCAATAAGAAAAGTATTGTTAGTGGTTTCCTTGATCTAAATTGTTGAACTATTCAACCAAGGTCTAATCTTTCTTAGCTTGTTTTACACCTCATGACACGTGCACAAACATAATGTTCTACCCGGTTGTTAGATGTAAAATTCCAACTACAGTTTTCTTTGAATTCAAGACCTCTTCTGATAGTGTCTCTTTCTATTATCTTCTAGGATCAAAACAccggaaaagaagagaaagaagactGTGAAATGAAGGTTGATGCGCCACAAGAGGAAAAAGATAATGAAATGAAGGTTGACGCAccagaagagaaaaaagaagatgaaatcAAGGTTGATGTGCAGCAAGAGAAAGAAGGTGAGGAAATGAAGGTTGAAGCACCGCAGATGACAGAAAATGTAGAACCAGACCGTTCATCTACTTTAGACCATAAGAAAGAAGATCGGGGCCAGATGAACAATGCTGAAGATAAAGCAGTATCGGACCCAAAGGGGGGGAATGAGAAGATATCAAATGACGAATCAGGCCAGGACAAGGCACTTAAGAAGCCAGATAAGATTCTACCTTGTCCTCGGTGCAACAGCATGGATACAAAGTTCTGTTATTACAACAACTACAATGTTAATCAACCTAGGCACTTCTGTAAGAATTGCCAAAGGTACTGGACCGCAGGGGGGACTATGAGGAATGTACCTGTTGGTGCTGGGAGGCGCAAAAGTAAGAACTCAACATTGCACTACCGTCAATTACTGATGGCCCCTGATTGTATGATGGGATCTAGGGTGGACATCGCTAAGTCAGTGCTCCCTGAAGCTCTTGTATCTTCACCTTCCGCCCCGATACAGGCAGCCAGTAGAAATGAAACAGTTCTCAAATTTGGGCCTGAGGTGCCACTTTGTGAATCGATGGTGTCAGCACTGAACATCAATGAGCAGAGTGGAACCAACGCTGGATCAGCACCAAGAGGTGAAAATAGGGAAGATAACTCTTGCGCATCTTCTGTTACATCATACAATGGACTGCCTGAAAACGCAGTTCACGTGGATAAGAATGGAGCGATGGTTTACTGTAATGGAGTTACCCCAGTGCCTCAATATTACCTTGGAGCCCCTTTCATGCACCCTTGGAGTGTAGGATGGAAAAATCTCCCTGTGATGGTACCAGGTAGAAGTATGCCCGAATCCGCTTTTCCTCCAGAGGGCTGCAGTATTAGTTCAGCTCCATGGATGAACTCTCCCATGATGCCAGCCTCAAGACTTCCTGGACCAGCATTTCCCTACCCTCTCGTGCCACCTGCACTTTGGGGTTGCTTGTCTGGATGGCCAGCCACTACGTGGAACATACCGTGGATCAGAACTAACGGTTGTGTGTCACCGTCATCGCCAAGCAACAGCAGCTGTTCAGGCAAAGGGCCTCCTACTCTGGGGAAACATTCGAGGGACTCTAATCCGCTGAaagaggcgaaggaggagaaATCATTGTGGGTTCCCAAGACGCTCCGCATTGATGATCCTGATGAGGCTGCAAAGAGTTCAATCTGGGCCACCCTTGGCATCAAACCTGGGGACCCTGGCACCTTCAAGCCTTTCCAGTCCAAGGTTGAGAGGAAGGGCCAGACATCAGACGCAGCTCAGGTTTTGCAAGCGAATCCAGCAGCGCTATCTCGCTCACAATCGTTCCAGGAGAGCTCTTAACTTACATGTCTGCAGTCTATCTTATATAGTTTTGGTATTGTAAATTGTACATGTTAGTAGAGTTTTGCGGTATGTGAAAAGACCATAAGAGAGC
This region includes:
- the LOC133893516 gene encoding cyclic dof factor 2-like isoform X1, with the translated sequence MSDQKDPGIKLFGRVIPLAPEPAPGIMEAEEPPCLDQSPDELQPPAPEEAAADEDQNTGKEEKEDCEMKVDAPQEEKDNEMKVDAPEEKKEDEIKVDVQQEKEGEEMKVEAPQMTENVEPDRSSTLDHKKEDRGQMNNAEDKAVSDPKGGNEKISNDESGQDKALKKPDKILPCPRCNSMDTKFCYYNNYNVNQPRHFCKNCQRYWTAGGTMRNVPVGAGRRKSKNSTLHYRQLLMAPDCMMGSRVDIAKSVLPEALVSSPSAPIQAASRNETVLKFGPEVPLCESMVSALNINEQSGTNAGSAPRGENREDNSCASSVTSYNGLPENAVHVDKNGAMVYCNGVTPVPQYYLGAPFMHPWSVGWKNLPVMVPGRSMPESAFPPEGCSISSAPWMNSPMMPASRLPGPAFPYPLVPPALWGCLSGWPATTWNIPWIRTNGCVSPSSPSNSSCSGKGPPTLGKHSRDSNPLKEAKEEKSLWVPKTLRIDDPDEAAKSSIWATLGIKPGDPGTFKPFQSKVERKGQTSDAAQVLQANPAALSRSQSFQESS
- the LOC133893516 gene encoding cyclic dof factor 2-like isoform X2, which encodes MLASERGHRGSRQRIRMDFLLRFAKQGRQLDQNTGKEEKEDCEMKVDAPQEEKDNEMKVDAPEEKKEDEIKVDVQQEKEGEEMKVEAPQMTENVEPDRSSTLDHKKEDRGQMNNAEDKAVSDPKGGNEKISNDESGQDKALKKPDKILPCPRCNSMDTKFCYYNNYNVNQPRHFCKNCQRYWTAGGTMRNVPVGAGRRKSKNSTLHYRQLLMAPDCMMGSRVDIAKSVLPEALVSSPSAPIQAASRNETVLKFGPEVPLCESMVSALNINEQSGTNAGSAPRGENREDNSCASSVTSYNGLPENAVHVDKNGAMVYCNGVTPVPQYYLGAPFMHPWSVGWKNLPVMVPGRSMPESAFPPEGCSISSAPWMNSPMMPASRLPGPAFPYPLVPPALWGCLSGWPATTWNIPWIRTNGCVSPSSPSNSSCSGKGPPTLGKHSRDSNPLKEAKEEKSLWVPKTLRIDDPDEAAKSSIWATLGIKPGDPGTFKPFQSKVERKGQTSDAAQVLQANPAALSRSQSFQESS
- the LOC133893516 gene encoding cyclic dof factor 2-like isoform X3 yields the protein MAKGQDVRKSTNKKSIDQNTGKEEKEDCEMKVDAPQEEKDNEMKVDAPEEKKEDEIKVDVQQEKEGEEMKVEAPQMTENVEPDRSSTLDHKKEDRGQMNNAEDKAVSDPKGGNEKISNDESGQDKALKKPDKILPCPRCNSMDTKFCYYNNYNVNQPRHFCKNCQRYWTAGGTMRNVPVGAGRRKSKNSTLHYRQLLMAPDCMMGSRVDIAKSVLPEALVSSPSAPIQAASRNETVLKFGPEVPLCESMVSALNINEQSGTNAGSAPRGENREDNSCASSVTSYNGLPENAVHVDKNGAMVYCNGVTPVPQYYLGAPFMHPWSVGWKNLPVMVPGRSMPESAFPPEGCSISSAPWMNSPMMPASRLPGPAFPYPLVPPALWGCLSGWPATTWNIPWIRTNGCVSPSSPSNSSCSGKGPPTLGKHSRDSNPLKEAKEEKSLWVPKTLRIDDPDEAAKSSIWATLGIKPGDPGTFKPFQSKVERKGQTSDAAQVLQANPAALSRSQSFQESS
- the LOC133893516 gene encoding cyclic dof factor 2-like isoform X4, whose product is MFERVPIRKDQNTGKEEKEDCEMKVDAPQEEKDNEMKVDAPEEKKEDEIKVDVQQEKEGEEMKVEAPQMTENVEPDRSSTLDHKKEDRGQMNNAEDKAVSDPKGGNEKISNDESGQDKALKKPDKILPCPRCNSMDTKFCYYNNYNVNQPRHFCKNCQRYWTAGGTMRNVPVGAGRRKSKNSTLHYRQLLMAPDCMMGSRVDIAKSVLPEALVSSPSAPIQAASRNETVLKFGPEVPLCESMVSALNINEQSGTNAGSAPRGENREDNSCASSVTSYNGLPENAVHVDKNGAMVYCNGVTPVPQYYLGAPFMHPWSVGWKNLPVMVPGRSMPESAFPPEGCSISSAPWMNSPMMPASRLPGPAFPYPLVPPALWGCLSGWPATTWNIPWIRTNGCVSPSSPSNSSCSGKGPPTLGKHSRDSNPLKEAKEEKSLWVPKTLRIDDPDEAAKSSIWATLGIKPGDPGTFKPFQSKVERKGQTSDAAQVLQANPAALSRSQSFQESS